In Bacillus pumilus, the sequence TACCTGCCCGCTCTGGGCTAAAAGGGCCTTCGCCATGAAGCCCGTTATTGACATCAATGACCTTTCCTTTTTCATGTACACCAATTGTGATACCGCCGCCCATATGCGTAATGATCATGTTCAAATCTTCGTAACGCTTTCCAAACGAAGCGGCTGTTTTTCTTGCGACCGCCTTTTGATTCAAGGCATGAAAAATGCTTTTTCTCTCAATCGTTGGCAGCCCTGAAATACGAGCAATTGGCTTTAGTTCATCCACTACAACTGGATCGACAATAAAAGCTGGGATATTCAGGCCGAGTGCAATTTCTCGTGCAATGATACCGCCTAGGTTGGACGCATGCTGTCCGGCATACCCTGCTTTTAGGTCCTCGACCATTTGCTCATTTACTTCATATGTGCCTCCTTCAATTGGGCGAAGAAGACCGCCGCGTGCACAAACTGCATCAAACTTTGAGATGTTCATCCCCTGTTCATGCAGGGTTTTCAGAATTGTTTCCTTACGAAATGAAAATTGATCAATGATATGAGGAAACTGCTTTAATTCCTCATCTGTATGTCTTAGTGTCGTTTCAAAGATGGACCGTTCATTATGAAACACACCGATTTTTGTTGAAGTAGAGCCAGGATTAATCGTGAGAATACGCCATTCTTTTGTTTGCAAAAACAAAACCTCCGTTTCAACTCATTCTTCAAATTAGCGACGACTTAAAATATGTTGACCATTTTGCAAGAATTGACTTCTTGATTTGCGCATTCTTTCAATTCGCTCTTCAGCCAATCGGTCTGCCGCTTTATAGGTTGGAATGGCATCACGGTTTGAAATTTCAATGACACGCTCAATATTTTGGTAAATGCCTTCGACTTTTTTCATTGCACGATCAGCATTATAACCGTAAAGCTCATCAGCAACGTTAATCACACCACCTGCATTGATGACATAATCAGGTGCATACACAATGCCCATTTCATGAATAAGATCCCCGTGATGAGTTTCTCTTAGCTGATTATTCGCTGCACCTGCAATGACTTTTGCCTTTAGTTTAGGAATCGTCATATCGTTAATGGTTGCACCTAGTGCACACGGCGCATAAATATCACATGCTTGATCATAAATATCGTCAGGGTCTACAGCTTTTGCACCGAAGTCTTCTACCGCTCGCTGAACAGAGTCTTTGTTGATATCTGTCACAATCAGCTGTGCGCCTTCTTCATGTAGATGTTTACACAGATTGTAGGCCACATTTCCAACACCTTGGACGGCAATCGTTTTTCCTTCTAATGAATCCGTCCCGAAAGCAGCTTTAGCAGCTGCTTTCATCCCTTTATATACACCATAAGCTGTGACAGGAGATGGGTTCCCGGAAGAACCAAACGCAGGAGAGATGCCTGTAACAAAGTCTGTTTCTTCATGGATAAGATCCATATCTTCAACAGTTGTTCCGACATCTTCAGCTGTGATATAGCGGCCATTCAGCCCTTGAATGTAACGTCCAAACGCACGGAACATTTCTTCATTCTTGTCTTTTCTCGGATCACCGATGATGACTGTTTTCCCGCCGCCAAGATTAAGCCCTGCTGCCGCATTTTTATAAGTCATCCCTCTTGCTAGACGCAAAGCATCTTCGATGGCTGCTTCTTCGTTTTCATACGTCCACATTCTCGTTCCGCCTAGTGCCGGCCCAAGTGTTGTATCATGAATCGCAATAATGGCCTTTAAGCCCGACTGCTCATCCTGACAAAATACAAGCTGTTCATAATCGTATCGTTCCATATATTTAAAAAGTTCCATTGTCTATTCCTCCTAATACTTCCGCTTAATTTGATGTACAGATAGCAAGTGCAATTGAATAGAGCTTACTTTCGGCTGAATCAGACCGGCTTGTTAAAGCGATCGGCGCCTTCGCTCCTGCCACTACAGCCCCAACCTTTGCATGCGCAAAGTAGATGAGAGATTTATAAAGGATGTTGCCTGCTTCAATTGTTGGCACAAGCAAAATATCTGCATGACCAGCTACATCACTCGTAATATTTTTATGAGAAGCCGCCGTTTGAGAAATGGCATTATCTAAAGCAAGCGGCCCATCAATGAGGCAGCCAGAAATTTGACCTCTTCGATTCATTTGGGCAAGACTTGCAGCAGTCAGCGTCGAATCCATTGCTGGGTTGACTACCTCTACCGCAGATAACACCGCAACCTTTGGCATGTCGTTTCCGACAGCATGTGCTACTTGAACAGAATTGATCGTAATTTCTTTCAGCATATTTAAATCTGGCGCGATGTTCATCGCAGAATCTGTTACATAGATAAAACGGTCAAAGCCTGGCACTTCGAAGGCCGCGACATGTGATAGGACACTCGCTGTTCGAAGTCCGTATTCTTTATTCAGTACCGCTTTTAAAAGAATTGCTGTCGGGACATTCCCCTTCATCAAAATATCTGCATGCTTCTCACTTACTGCCTGTACAGCGATTTTGGCAGATTCTTCGGGTGAATCAGAATGAATAATATCTATCCAGTCTTCATTGATTTCATGCTGTTTGACTCGCTCCTTCAGGTTGCGTTTGTTCCCAACCAGCAGGAAGCGAGCGACCTTTCGTTCAATTGCCATATTGATGGCATGAAGCACTTCTTCGTCTTCTGCATGAGCCACAGCCGCTGTTTTATTCTGCAGCTGCGAGGCTTTGATAATCAGATCGTCCAGCTTCATACATGCCCACCTTTCCTTGTGCTCGGTTCATCTTTTCTTTATGCAAGTTCCGTGCCAGCGTGAAACGCGAGGTAAATGAACCATTTCCCGATAAATGCGTGCATTTTTTTGCAGGTAACATGCATGTTATTGCATGCTATCTTTTGCAAGCTGATATTTATCCATTTTATAGTAAAGGTTTCGAATGCTGATCCCTAACGTTTTCGCTGTTTTGGTACGATTGAATTGATGCTTTTCAAGGGTTTGTTTAATTAGCTGCGCTTCAAATGCTTCAACGGCGTCCGAAAGCGTCTCACCCTCAAATTGGCTGACAGCAAGTTCCTGCTCTTTTTCTTCATGCTTTTCCGATTCCATGAATGCAATATGCCCTTCATCAATCCATTCTTCTTGCGGGTTCAAAAAGATCATAGCTCGTCCAAGCACATTTTCAAGCTCTCTCACGTTGCCTGGCCAGCTGTATGAACGAAGTCTATTAAGTGCATGTTCTGTTAAACCACTCACATTCCGTCCATAGTCTAAATTGATCTTCTGGATGAGACGTTTGCTTAATGAGTCAATATCTTCAAGACGCTGCCTAAGCGGGGGGATGGAGATCGGGTATCTGTTCATCCGATAATATAAATCCTCTCTGAACTTCCCTTCCGCCATCGCTTTTTCAATATTGACATTTGTTGCCGTGATCACACGCACATCCACCGGTATGGCTTTTGTTCCGCCTACTCTCACAATTTCTTTCTCCTGCATGACGCGAAGTAATTTCGCTTGAGTACTTGGGGACATTTCACCAATTTCGTCTAAAAAGATGCTGCCGTGATTCGCTTCTTCAAATAGCCCTTTTTTCCCGCCGCGCCTTGCACCAGAAAACGCTCCTTCCTCGTAGCCAAAAAGTTCTGACTCTAAAAGGGTCTCCGATAAGGCCGCACAGTTAACCCGTACGAAGCGGTTATATTTCCGGTCACTTTCATTGTGTATGGCGTGCGCAAACAGCTCTTTCCCAGTACCTGATTCTCCTCGGAGTAAAATGGTAGCCGGTGTTTTTGCACCTAGCTTTGCCTGCTCAAGTGCCACAAGCATTTGCTCACTTTCTCCAATAATGTCTTCAAACGTGTACTTGGCCTCTAGTGTCCGGATAAGCTGCCTTGCTTTATTTAATTCATTTGTGAGTGATTGAATTTCTGATACGTCGTGAATGACCCCGACACTGCCCTTGAGGATGCCATCAACGATGACTGGCGCTACGTTGACGATCACATCTTTTTTGTTTGGTCCGACTTTCATTCTGACGCCTCGAACAGGTCTTCTTGTTTCAAGAACCTTCAAGTGCATGCTTTCACCTTCAGAAATATCTGCACCTGCTGGTTTACCCACAATCTCTTTGTCCGTTAAACCGGTCATTTTCGTATAAGCACGGTTAATTAAGATCCCTTTTCCTTGCTCATCGACAACCGATATGGCTTCATCTGATGATTGAATGATGGCCTCAAGCATCGTTCGCACTTCTTTGAGGTTCGTGACTTCCTCTGCAAGCTCAACCGCATCTGTAATATCTTTAAAGATGGATAAAGCGCCGAGCATTCTCCCTGCGTCATCAATAATCGGCAGACGCGTAGTAACAATTTGAATTTGCTGATTCAAAAATTGTTTTTGGTTAAATTCTGGCTCTCTTGACCTTAAAATGTCGGGAAGTTTTGTATTTGGAATCACTTCTCGAATGTGACGGCCAATCGCATCTTTTTGTGAACGTCCCACCATTTTGGCAGCCGATCGATTAAATAGGACCACTTCTTCATCCATATTAATAAAAATCATGCCATCATTCGTTGCATTGAAAATGCGGTCATGTTTATAGGTTTGTTCCTTTAGCATTTGAATAAGCTGCTGCTTTTCTGACATTAATTCCGATATGACGTATGCCATCGAACTTGGAACAATGACAGTATGCTCTGGTTTTTTTTCAATCAGTTCCTTTAACACAGCAGAACGGCCAGTTGTTTCAATGATGATATCAATGTCTTCTTTTATGTATTCTTTCCAATCCGTTGTCGTATCAATTCCATTCTTTTTCGCTTCTACCATCCCCGGTGCCCCAAGATCAAGGTCAGCGATCGCGATGATTTGAATCATATTTGTTTTCAGCAATGTTTCAAGCAATGCTGATCCACCCTGTCCTGCACCGACAATCAAGACTCTCTGCATCCCGTTACCCCTTTGTATGAAAAAATTTGCACACCATATTTTTCCGTTGCAAAAAATTGCACAACTCTTATATTACCACGTTTTCCTTTCTTGACAAAATATTTTTTGAATTAGACAATGGAAGTAAATGACGATTAAGGGGACATTTGATGGGGAGAATACTTGCATTAGTGATTATTTTAATACCTGGCGCCTTTGCAGCACTTG encodes:
- the buk gene encoding butyrate kinase; this encodes MQTKEWRILTINPGSTSTKIGVFHNERSIFETTLRHTDEELKQFPHIIDQFSFRKETILKTLHEQGMNISKFDAVCARGGLLRPIEGGTYEVNEQMVEDLKAGYAGQHASNLGGIIAREIALGLNIPAFIVDPVVVDELKPIARISGLPTIERKSIFHALNQKAVARKTAASFGKRYEDLNMIITHMGGGITIGVHEKGKVIDVNNGLHGEGPFSPERAGTLPTGDLVNLCFSGEYSQEEMLKRIIGEGGLAGYLGTTDAVKVERIIEAGDERAALIYEAMCYQIAKEIGAASAVLKGAVDVIVLTGGLAYSKQITSSIRGYIDWISDVVVYPGENELQSLAEGALRILKEEESPKEYPNDQRTKKGVTSHGN
- the bcd gene encoding branched-chain amino acid dehydrogenase, with the translated sequence MELFKYMERYDYEQLVFCQDEQSGLKAIIAIHDTTLGPALGGTRMWTYENEEAAIEDALRLARGMTYKNAAAGLNLGGGKTVIIGDPRKDKNEEMFRAFGRYIQGLNGRYITAEDVGTTVEDMDLIHEETDFVTGISPAFGSSGNPSPVTAYGVYKGMKAAAKAAFGTDSLEGKTIAVQGVGNVAYNLCKHLHEEGAQLIVTDINKDSVQRAVEDFGAKAVDPDDIYDQACDIYAPCALGATINDMTIPKLKAKVIAGAANNQLRETHHGDLIHEMGIVYAPDYVINAGGVINVADELYGYNADRAMKKVEGIYQNIERVIEISNRDAIPTYKAADRLAEERIERMRKSRSQFLQNGQHILSRR
- the yqiS gene encoding phosphate butyryltransferase, with translation MKLDDLIIKASQLQNKTAAVAHAEDEEVLHAINMAIERKVARFLLVGNKRNLKERVKQHEINEDWIDIIHSDSPEESAKIAVQAVSEKHADILMKGNVPTAILLKAVLNKEYGLRTASVLSHVAAFEVPGFDRFIYVTDSAMNIAPDLNMLKEITINSVQVAHAVGNDMPKVAVLSAVEVVNPAMDSTLTAASLAQMNRRGQISGCLIDGPLALDNAISQTAASHKNITSDVAGHADILLVPTIEAGNILYKSLIYFAHAKVGAVVAGAKAPIALTSRSDSAESKLYSIALAICTSN
- a CDS encoding sigma-54 interaction domain-containing protein; its protein translation is MQRVLIVGAGQGGSALLETLLKTNMIQIIAIADLDLGAPGMVEAKKNGIDTTTDWKEYIKEDIDIIIETTGRSAVLKELIEKKPEHTVIVPSSMAYVISELMSEKQQLIQMLKEQTYKHDRIFNATNDGMIFINMDEEVVLFNRSAAKMVGRSQKDAIGRHIREVIPNTKLPDILRSREPEFNQKQFLNQQIQIVTTRLPIIDDAGRMLGALSIFKDITDAVELAEEVTNLKEVRTMLEAIIQSSDEAISVVDEQGKGILINRAYTKMTGLTDKEIVGKPAGADISEGESMHLKVLETRRPVRGVRMKVGPNKKDVIVNVAPVIVDGILKGSVGVIHDVSEIQSLTNELNKARQLIRTLEAKYTFEDIIGESEQMLVALEQAKLGAKTPATILLRGESGTGKELFAHAIHNESDRKYNRFVRVNCAALSETLLESELFGYEEGAFSGARRGGKKGLFEEANHGSIFLDEIGEMSPSTQAKLLRVMQEKEIVRVGGTKAIPVDVRVITATNVNIEKAMAEGKFREDLYYRMNRYPISIPPLRQRLEDIDSLSKRLIQKINLDYGRNVSGLTEHALNRLRSYSWPGNVRELENVLGRAMIFLNPQEEWIDEGHIAFMESEKHEEKEQELAVSQFEGETLSDAVEAFEAQLIKQTLEKHQFNRTKTAKTLGISIRNLYYKMDKYQLAKDSMQ